Proteins from a single region of Pseudodesulfovibrio portus:
- a CDS encoding P-II family nitrogen regulator, with the protein MKKIEVITRNYKLDSIKEALTRLGIKGMTVSEVKGFGRQGGHKEVYRGAEYQIDFVPKIKIELVVGDEIVPDIVQTITQAARTGEVGDGKIFISPIDDIVRIRTGESGIEAI; encoded by the coding sequence ATGAAAAAAATCGAAGTCATCACCCGAAACTACAAGCTCGACAGCATCAAGGAAGCGCTGACCCGCCTCGGCATCAAGGGCATGACCGTCAGCGAGGTCAAAGGGTTCGGACGCCAGGGCGGACACAAGGAAGTCTACCGGGGCGCCGAATACCAGATCGATTTCGTGCCCAAGATCAAGATAGAACTCGTCGTGGGCGACGAAATCGTCCCCGATATTGTCCAGACCATCACCCAGGCCGCCCGGACCGGCGAAGTCGGGGACGGCAAGATATTCATCTCGCCCATCGACGACATCGTCCGCATCCGCACCGGCGAATCCGGTATTGAGGCGATTTAA